Part of the Imperialibacter roseus genome, AGGATTTCCGACAAGGTCAGCTATCCTAATGATATTCATACGTATTTTGAGAAACTTTTAAATTGTACATTTCTAATATAATCCACTCTTTTGACAATCGGCGTGGTTTTTTATATTGCCTAATTCTTGTTTTATTTGCCGGTCGTTTGAAAAAAACCGCAGCTATTATTTTCTTTACAATGCCTTTTTTGACCTGTGTCCTAACGCCTTTTGTTTATGCTTGATCAACTGCTAGCCAACAGTGAAAACCTCTTGTACGGCATTTTCGGTATTGTAATCACTATCTTTTTAATTCTTGATCTAGGCGTCTTTCACAAGAAACCAGGAAAGATTAGCCAAAAGGATGCGCTTCAGCAGTCGCTGTTTTGGGTTGTTGTTTCTATTATTTTCGGTGGCGTTATTTATTTCTACTATGAAAATCCCGTGCCTGGCGTTACGCCCTATGAAAGTATGCTTGAATTTTACTCGGCATATCTCACAGAGAAAGCACTAAGTATTGATAATATATTTGTTATTCTTCTTATCCTTCGCTACTTCAAAGTGAAGGATGAATACTATCATGGCATTCTTTTTTGGGGGATATTGGGCGCCATCATTTTCCGGGCAATATTCATTTTCGTCGGAGCGCTTTTGATCAGCAAAGCACATTGGATTCTGTACGTCTTCGGCGTGTTTCTTGTCTATTCAGGGCTTAAAATATTCAAGGATGATGAGGACATGGAAATTGAGCCAGAGAAGAATCCCCTCATTCAACTTGCCAGAAAGTTCTTTCCCATCTCAAAAGGAGACATGGGCGGCAGGTTTGTCATCTTCAAACAAGGTAAGCTTATATTTACGCCACTTTTTCTGGTTATTATTCTTATTGAATCTACCGACCTCATTTTTGCCGTAGATTCCATTCCCGCTGCGTTTGCGATTACTCAGAACCCGTTCATCATCTACACATCCAATATCTTTGCCGTGATGGGCCTAAGGGCGATGTTCTTCCTGCTGTCTAACGTGCTTGATAAGTTTTATCTGCTTCAAAAAGGCCTGGCGATCATCCTCATATTCATTGGAGCGAAGATGCTGGTGGACATTTTCAGTATTCACGTCCCCGTGATATGGTCATTCAGTATGATTTTGGTAGTGTTGATAGGATCTATCATACTCTCACTTATCTTCCCGAAGAAACCTGAATTGGTAAACAACTAGCAGTTGTAGCTGAGCTATTTTTTGAAACCTATTTGTGCGGACTTCCACCCCTGATTTTCCAATTTGGTGGCACTGTCCTCGACGGTAGATTTTAGTTTGTCTTTGTAGGCCTGCAAGGCGTTGGCAACCTTGTCATCAAACGTAGAAACAATCTCAGCTGCAAGTATGCCAGCATTTTTGCCTCCGTCCAGTGCTACAGTCGCTACCGGAATACCGCCAGGCATTTGTAGAATAGAAAGGATTGAGTCCCAGCCGTCAATAGAATTCCTGGATTTAACCGGCACCCCAATCACAGGTAAAGTGGTGATGGAAGCGACCATCCCTGGCAGGTGAGCCGCACCGCCCGCACCGGCTATAATTACTTTCAGACCTCTTTTGCGGGCTTCTTCAGCGTAGGATATCATTCTGTGTGGGGTGCGGTGTGCTGAGACAATGGTTACTTCGCATGGAACGCCAAGCTCTTCCAGTATTTCTGCTGCCTCCTGCATCACAGTGAGGTCCGACTGGCTACCCATGATCACACCTACAATTGGTTTTTTATCTTCAGCCATTTTATGCCTTTATTTTCAGTTTATCTTTTACCCAATAAGCCAGGGTTTTCAGGTCTTCAGCGCTTTCGTTGACTATCGTCACGTGCCCCATTTTTCTAAAAGGCTTTGTTAGCCTTTTGCCATAAAGGTGAGGATGTACCCCTTCTTTTTGCAGCACCTCTTCCAGTCCTTCGTAAACAGCTTCTCCCTGAAAACCTTCCTCTCCGAGCAAGTTGACCATAGCAGCCGGAGTATGGGCCCTGGTGCTTCCCAGGGGCCACCCTAAGATGGCTCTCAAGTGCTGCTCATACTGCGAGGTAATATTCGCCTCTATCGTCTGGTGTCCGCTGTTGTGAGGCCGGGGGGCAACTTCATTAACGAGAATTTCGTGATCCCTGGTGAGAAACATCTCCACAGCCAGCAACCCCACCATGCCAAGTTTGGTAATTACTTTTTCAGCGAGAGCTCTGGCCTTCTGTTCCACTTCGATTGAGATCTGGGCTGGCGAGAACAAAAACTCAACGAGATTTGCCTCTGGATGATAAACCAATTCCACTACAGGAAAGGTTTTGATCTCGCCCTGCTCATTTCGGGCGACAATTACGGAAAGCTCTTTCTCAAAATCTATCAGTTTTTCCAAAAGCCCAGGTTGGTCAAATGCTTTTGTCAAGTCTTTTTCGGACCTGATTACCTGAACACCACGGCCATCATAGCCTTCTCTTCCAAGTTTGTTTACTGCTGGCAGAAAGTCGGCTTGGGCGGCTACATCGGCAGCATTTTCAGTCAGCACAAACTTTGCTGTTGGAATGCCTTCCTTTTGGTAAAACTGTTTTTGAAGTCGCTTGTCCTGTATCAACTCAATAATATGAGGCTGAGGGAAAACCTTTTTGCCTTCTTCTTCCAATTTTCTGAGCGCTTGGGTGTTTACATGTTCAATCTCTATGGTAACAACATCACAGTCTTTACCAAACTGATAGATCGTGTCGAAGTCTTTGAGATTGCCGTTAACAAATCCGTCTACGAGGTCTTTGCAGGGAGCTGAAGGGTCAGGATCGATTACTTTGAAAGGGATGTTAAAATCGATGCCGGACTGTATGAGCATGCGCCCAAGCTGGCCACCACCTAGAATGCCAATTTTTCTGTTTACTGTTGCCATGGTTTGATGCAGCGAAATTAGGGAATTATTTCTATTCCTATGTTCTTCATCAGTTGTGAGGCGTTGAAGCTTTTGCAGGGCCCCTCGGTCAGCTTGTAGTCGAACAGCAGCTCATCGCCCTTCACAAGGCTGTTAAAGCTGAAGTTGGTTACAAGAGGGTCAGTATTGCCCAGCTCGCTTAAGGAGAGGTCGTGTGTAGAAATAAAGCCTGCCGCCTTTTCTCTAAGAAGCTGCCTCACAAGGGCCTTTGTGCCAATATGCCTGTCCTCTGAGTTGGTGCCTTTCAATACCTCGTCGAGCATGTAGAGAACCGGAGCTCCCGTTTCCAATAGATCTAAGAGCTGCCTGAGCCGTTTTAGCTCTGCATAAAAAGACGATACGCTTTCCGATAGGTCATCGTGGGTGCGCATGCTGGTGAAGAGCTCCATATAGGAGATAGTCATGCTGTTGGCGCAAACCGGGGCTCCTGCCAATGCCAGTACCGAATTTACCCCCACTGTTCGCAGGAAAGTGCTTTTTCCTGACATATTGGATCCTGTTATCAATATTAATCCCTTGCCATCAAGCACAAAATCATTTACAACTCGCTTCTTAGCTGGAATCAAAGGGTGGCCCAGCTGACTGGCTTTTAGGTCAAAATCCCAACCAGATGTTTCAGGGTAGACATAGGCCGGGTTGGCAAAGGCAAACCCTGCCAGGCTACTAATGGCTTCCATTTCACCCAGAGCTTCCATCCAACCGCCCACGTGATCAATGTTTTCGTCAAACCATTTCTGCGCCAGTGTAATAAGCCAAAAGTCGAGAAGAAGAAATGAGTTGAGAATTTGATAGAGCATGTTGATCCGGCTGTCGAACCGATTTACCACCTCGTGCAGTTTTTTGAAGGCGACGGACGCCGAGGGCCCGGGGTTTAATAAAATGGATTGATGGTCATGAAGCAAGCTGTTTTCAAACTTGCCCGTTTCAATGCAGTTGAACAAATCTACATAGACGGATAACTGTTTTGACAGGCCCTGCATTTTTTGATACTCCTCGTTCATTGACTTCATCAATGCAACGAGAAAAAAGCTATTGAGGATTGCTGCGAGAAACACCCACTGCCAAACCACCACTGACAAGATCGCCAATCCGTAAATGACCAGCGAAACAGCCATAGAAGCGGCTGCCCAAATTTTAAAGCCTTGAGAGATGGGGGCTGGTTTTGACAAAAGCTGCTCTAAGGGCACTACGGGCTTTGACTTATCCGGTAGATTCATCCTCCCAAAGGCCTCAAACGACTGCCTCCATTCGATTTGACTTTCAAGCTCACGAACAGCCTGCTGCCTTGGGCTAACAACATTGGCTTTTGCCGGAAAGCTTAGCCACGAAGCAAGGGTGGCCGTCCCCGGCGGCGTCGATCCACGGTTGACAAGCTGAAAAATGGAATGCCGCCCGAAAATATCGAGATCGGCTACGTAAGGGTGATTTTCGCTGAGGAATTCTTTGCCATCCGAAAGGTGCTTGATGTCGAGCTGCTGCCTTCTGACTTCATCTTGATTGACCGCCAGCATCGACTTAAGAAACGAGAGATTCTTTTTCGTTTTGTTGTACACATTTACAAGGGAGCCAAAAATCAAAAAGAAGCCCACGAGAACAAAGAAAACCGGCCACGCCATTCTCTCATTGGCGAAATAGACTAACGCAATGATGGATACCACAAAAATGCCTATTCTATAGGTAGACCACTCCCTGAGCTTACCGGCAACTTCAGATGTCTGACGTTCAAATGTGGTAATACGAGCTTTGAAAAACGCTTCTTTTTCGTCCATTTCTACGATTTGTTCCTATGATAACAAATTGTATACGGCCAATGCGGACAAATAGGCCAACGCAGACATATAAAATAATTGGATGGCAGGCCATTTCCAGCCTTTGGTCTCCCGATAAACGATGGCGATCGTGCTCATGCACTGCATGGCGAATGCATAAAAGACCAGCAGAGAGAAGGCAACAGCCGTGGTAAACATGGGGCCGCCGGTCTTCGGATTTTTTTCTTTTTCCAGTCTTTGTCTGATGGTTGTATTGTCTTCTCCTGCCGAGCCCACGCTATATATGGTGGCAATTGTTCCTACGAACACTTCCCTGGCAGCAAACGAGGTGATAAGGGCAATGCCAATTTTCCAATCATAGCCCAGGGGAGCAATAACCGGCTCTGTAACCTTGCCAAGGTAACCAGCATAACTGTGCTCAAGCTTATAGGAAGCAACCCTGTCATCCATTTCCTCTTCCGAAAGATTCAGATGAGCGCTCTCTTTTTGTACGGTCTCTTCGGCCTTTGTGAGAGCGTCGCCTGGTCCGTAGGAGGCAAGCACCCATAATACTATAGAAATCGCCAAAATCACCTTCCCCGCCTCGAAGACAAAGGTCTTTACTTTTTCAACGATGGTGATACCCACATTTTTCCATCTCGGCATTCTGTAAATCGGAAG contains:
- a CDS encoding TerC family protein; translated protein: MLDQLLANSENLLYGIFGIVITIFLILDLGVFHKKPGKISQKDALQQSLFWVVVSIIFGGVIYFYYENPVPGVTPYESMLEFYSAYLTEKALSIDNIFVILLILRYFKVKDEYYHGILFWGILGAIIFRAIFIFVGALLISKAHWILYVFGVFLVYSGLKIFKDDEDMEIEPEKNPLIQLARKFFPISKGDMGGRFVIFKQGKLIFTPLFLVIILIESTDLIFAVDSIPAAFAITQNPFIIYTSNIFAVMGLRAMFFLLSNVLDKFYLLQKGLAIILIFIGAKMLVDIFSIHVPVIWSFSMILVVLIGSIILSLIFPKKPELVNN
- the purE gene encoding 5-(carboxyamino)imidazole ribonucleotide mutase, giving the protein MAEDKKPIVGVIMGSQSDLTVMQEAAEILEELGVPCEVTIVSAHRTPHRMISYAEEARKRGLKVIIAGAGGAAHLPGMVASITTLPVIGVPVKSRNSIDGWDSILSILQMPGGIPVATVALDGGKNAGILAAEIVSTFDDKVANALQAYKDKLKSTVEDSATKLENQGWKSAQIGFKK
- a CDS encoding 5-(carboxyamino)imidazole ribonucleotide synthase yields the protein MATVNRKIGILGGGQLGRMLIQSGIDFNIPFKVIDPDPSAPCKDLVDGFVNGNLKDFDTIYQFGKDCDVVTIEIEHVNTQALRKLEEEGKKVFPQPHIIELIQDKRLQKQFYQKEGIPTAKFVLTENAADVAAQADFLPAVNKLGREGYDGRGVQVIRSEKDLTKAFDQPGLLEKLIDFEKELSVIVARNEQGEIKTFPVVELVYHPEANLVEFLFSPAQISIEVEQKARALAEKVITKLGMVGLLAVEMFLTRDHEILVNEVAPRPHNSGHQTIEANITSQYEQHLRAILGWPLGSTRAHTPAAMVNLLGEEGFQGEAVYEGLEEVLQKEGVHPHLYGKRLTKPFRKMGHVTIVNESAEDLKTLAYWVKDKLKIKA
- a CDS encoding MutS-related protein, with the translated sequence MDEKEAFFKARITTFERQTSEVAGKLREWSTYRIGIFVVSIIALVYFANERMAWPVFFVLVGFFLIFGSLVNVYNKTKKNLSFLKSMLAVNQDEVRRQQLDIKHLSDGKEFLSENHPYVADLDIFGRHSIFQLVNRGSTPPGTATLASWLSFPAKANVVSPRQQAVRELESQIEWRQSFEAFGRMNLPDKSKPVVPLEQLLSKPAPISQGFKIWAAASMAVSLVIYGLAILSVVVWQWVFLAAILNSFFLVALMKSMNEEYQKMQGLSKQLSVYVDLFNCIETGKFENSLLHDHQSILLNPGPSASVAFKKLHEVVNRFDSRINMLYQILNSFLLLDFWLITLAQKWFDENIDHVGGWMEALGEMEAISSLAGFAFANPAYVYPETSGWDFDLKASQLGHPLIPAKKRVVNDFVLDGKGLILITGSNMSGKSTFLRTVGVNSVLALAGAPVCANSMTISYMELFTSMRTHDDLSESVSSFYAELKRLRQLLDLLETGAPVLYMLDEVLKGTNSEDRHIGTKALVRQLLREKAAGFISTHDLSLSELGNTDPLVTNFSFNSLVKGDELLFDYKLTEGPCKSFNASQLMKNIGIEIIP